A genomic window from Sphingomonas taxi includes:
- a CDS encoding TonB-dependent receptor has product MITNTTIARHALRAGAAMQALTLMGAGAAMMTVAVPAVAQDYTQVNATGRVLGTDGKAIAGANVTVTSVAQGFTRSAVTGQDGSYVISALPQGTYSFTVSAEGYQSFTDPTVRLIQGRAANQFNLQLTDASTGEDIVVTAGRVQVVDFSSNTVGQTVDVADVAIRVPVARDLTSVVLLAPGTTGGDNRFGSVRDNGLPSVNGGSVSENIYYVNGLNITQFRNGLGAVAIPFEFYQTVQIKTGGVPAEFGRFTGGMINTTTKSGSNEWHGGITFNWQPNSLISKTKNTYAADNDSAYSKNSEFIAQLSGPIIKDHLFFYGIYNARDGRWGQGYTGTVSAAQTGASGCASNANVCADYADLRSSGQQLVGTSYSRNSNASPFWGGKVDAVIIDGQRLEATYWNTSGKQIEDVFGTSQYTLASGLRYNLNTNSPGGYVATNIYRSGGENYVFRYTGSFTNWLTLSAAYGVNKNTDTTESSVADLPYVLDQRNGANSSIGNTLSNASLNFDKRTFYRADADLRFDLVGSHHIRGGYDREDLDENSTTIANGGAQYTLLTASGSAATIDPTVGLAGGTSYISARTFKTGGQFATRNTAFYAQDEWRLFDNRINLNLGIRNDRFENRNAAGQTFFVAKNQWAPRLGASVDPLGDGRTKFFGSFSRYYLPVAVNTNVRLAGGELDYNAFYRFGGLTATNVPILGAPITTGAGFTACPNNAPAGTACTISNDGTVPNTDSVVAANLKPQSADEIVFGIERRLGNHIRLGFNFTQTKLNNSLEDASLDQAIVPYCIAQGKAAADCRAIWNGVHQFALINPGRDVIVALSDPLPGETSRQTVTLPSVALQYPRAQRTFRGVVFTLDRETDGKWELHANYSYSKLYGNIEGGVRSDNGQTDAGLTTAFDLPALVDGTYGYLPNDRRHNFKIWGSYKFTDWLTLGVNANVTSPRKFGCYGRAPASRDFDATAPGGVTGLYYRTSGAYCNVASGAVVRDPTGFTVINDRFDRAGGVRSSTLGIVPRGSQLTADWLAQINLDATVALPTDAFNGFVRLSVFNVFNSLPALRLSETGTTSAGAPLPTYSLPTQYNAGRAARIQFGVNF; this is encoded by the coding sequence ATGATCACGAATACGACAATTGCGCGCCACGCATTACGCGCCGGCGCTGCGATGCAGGCGCTGACATTGATGGGGGCGGGCGCTGCCATGATGACGGTTGCCGTGCCCGCGGTGGCGCAGGACTATACCCAAGTCAACGCAACTGGGCGGGTCCTAGGAACTGATGGAAAGGCCATCGCCGGCGCAAACGTGACGGTTACGTCGGTGGCCCAGGGCTTTACGCGCAGTGCCGTGACTGGTCAGGATGGGAGCTACGTGATCTCGGCTTTGCCGCAAGGTACGTACAGCTTCACCGTTTCTGCTGAGGGCTACCAGAGCTTTACCGACCCGACCGTTCGGCTAATCCAGGGGCGCGCGGCGAATCAATTCAATCTGCAACTGACTGACGCCAGCACGGGCGAGGACATCGTGGTGACCGCAGGGCGGGTGCAGGTCGTCGATTTCAGCAGCAACACCGTCGGCCAGACCGTCGATGTCGCGGATGTCGCGATCCGGGTCCCTGTCGCCCGCGATCTCACGTCGGTCGTCCTGCTGGCACCCGGAACGACGGGCGGCGACAATCGATTCGGCTCCGTGCGCGACAACGGGCTCCCGTCTGTCAACGGCGGGTCGGTCTCCGAAAATATCTATTACGTCAACGGGCTGAACATCACGCAATTCCGCAATGGGCTTGGCGCGGTCGCGATTCCATTTGAATTCTACCAAACCGTCCAGATCAAGACCGGTGGGGTCCCCGCGGAATTTGGGCGGTTTACCGGTGGCATGATCAACACCACCACCAAGTCTGGGTCCAACGAATGGCACGGCGGCATCACCTTTAACTGGCAGCCAAACAGCCTCATCTCCAAGACGAAGAATACCTATGCTGCGGATAATGATTCTGCATATTCAAAAAATAGCGAATTCATTGCCCAATTATCCGGCCCGATCATAAAGGATCATTTGTTCTTCTATGGTATCTACAATGCGCGCGATGGCCGCTGGGGACAGGGTTACACAGGCACTGTATCCGCCGCACAGACAGGCGCATCGGGATGTGCAAGCAACGCGAACGTCTGCGCCGACTACGCGGATCTGCGCTCGAGCGGGCAGCAACTGGTCGGCACTTCGTACAGCCGGAATTCCAATGCCAGCCCGTTCTGGGGCGGCAAGGTAGACGCCGTCATCATTGACGGGCAGCGGCTGGAGGCTACGTACTGGAACACCAGTGGCAAGCAAATCGAGGACGTGTTCGGAACCAGTCAGTATACGCTGGCGAGTGGCCTTCGCTATAATCTGAACACGAATTCGCCGGGCGGTTATGTCGCGACCAATATATATCGTTCAGGCGGCGAGAATTATGTCTTCCGATATACCGGCAGCTTCACCAACTGGCTGACACTGTCGGCGGCTTATGGCGTCAACAAGAACACTGATACTACCGAGTCGAGTGTCGCTGACCTTCCCTACGTGCTCGATCAGCGTAACGGCGCGAATAGCAGCATCGGCAATACGCTGTCCAATGCGTCGCTTAATTTCGACAAGCGCACGTTCTATCGTGCCGACGCCGACCTTCGTTTCGATTTGGTCGGGTCCCACCATATCCGTGGCGGCTATGATCGTGAGGATTTGGACGAGAATTCAACGACGATCGCCAATGGCGGCGCGCAATACACGCTGCTTACGGCCTCTGGGAGCGCTGCGACGATCGATCCGACCGTGGGTCTTGCCGGTGGAACGTCCTATATCTCCGCGCGCACGTTTAAGACCGGCGGTCAGTTCGCGACCCGCAACACGGCGTTCTATGCGCAGGATGAGTGGCGGCTGTTCGACAACCGCATCAACTTGAATCTCGGCATACGCAACGATCGGTTCGAAAATCGCAATGCGGCAGGGCAGACGTTTTTCGTCGCAAAGAACCAGTGGGCGCCTCGGCTTGGTGCAAGCGTCGATCCCCTCGGTGACGGACGGACCAAGTTCTTTGGATCATTCAGCCGCTATTATCTGCCGGTGGCGGTGAACACCAACGTCCGGCTCGCCGGCGGCGAACTCGACTACAATGCCTTTTATCGCTTCGGCGGGTTGACGGCCACCAACGTGCCGATCTTGGGCGCGCCGATCACTACGGGAGCCGGCTTCACCGCCTGTCCAAACAATGCACCGGCTGGGACTGCCTGCACGATCAGCAATGACGGGACGGTTCCGAATACCGATTCGGTGGTTGCGGCGAATCTAAAGCCGCAGTCGGCCGACGAGATCGTCTTCGGCATCGAACGGCGACTGGGCAACCACATCCGGCTGGGCTTCAACTTCACCCAGACCAAATTGAATAACTCGCTTGAGGATGCGTCGCTCGATCAGGCTATCGTGCCTTATTGCATCGCGCAGGGCAAAGCTGCCGCAGATTGCCGTGCCATCTGGAACGGTGTGCATCAGTTCGCGCTGATCAATCCCGGGCGTGATGTCATCGTCGCGTTGAGCGATCCGCTTCCCGGCGAAACGTCGCGCCAAACCGTAACCCTGCCCTCTGTGGCCCTGCAATATCCGCGTGCCCAACGCACCTTTCGAGGGGTGGTTTTCACGCTTGATCGTGAAACCGACGGCAAATGGGAACTGCACGCCAACTACTCCTATTCGAAGCTGTATGGGAATATCGAAGGCGGTGTTCGTTCGGACAACGGTCAGACTGACGCCGGCTTGACGACGGCATTCGATCTGCCCGCCTTGGTCGATGGCACGTATGGATATCTGCCTAATGATCGCCGTCACAACTTCAAGATCTGGGGATCTTACAAATTTACCGACTGGCTGACGCTTGGCGTGAACGCCAACGTCACCTCGCCACGGAAGTTCGGCTGCTATGGCCGGGCTCCGGCCAGCCGCGATTTCGACGCTACGGCCCCGGGTGGGGTCACCGGCCTGTATTATCGAACGAGCGGCGCCTATTGTAACGTGGCTAGCGGTGCGGTTGTCCGTGACCCGACCGGCTTTACGGTGATCAACGATCGATTTGACCGGGCGGGAGGAGTGCGGTCGAGCACATTAGGCATCGTGCCTCGCGGCTCGCAATTGACGGCGGATTGGCTGGCGCAGATCAACCTTGATGCGACCGTCGCGCTGCCGACCGACGCGTTCAACGGGTTTGTTCGCTTGTCGGTATTCAACGTCTTCAACTCTCTGCCCGCGCTCCGGCTTTCGGAGACTGGGACCACGTCGGCAGGTGCGCCATTGCCGACCTATTCGCTGCCAACGCAGTACAACGCGGGTCGCGCGGCGCGCATTCAGTTCGGCGTCAACTTCTGA
- a CDS encoding TonB-dependent receptor domain-containing protein: MFTIHRSTRKAALLAAVTPFAMLYAGAVSAQTAPEGASTDAASIAQQTQGTEAADDQAGNDIVVTGSIIRGTDAGPSPVSTITTENLDARGINTVQAGIQALSSNNGPALTNSFTANGAFASGASSVSLRGLSTNSTLVLFDGLRAAYYPLSDDGSRNFVDLNTIPDDIVERVDVLRDGASSSYGADAIAGVVNIITKRSFQGVTGRVEAGIAERGYNANQRLSLTAGTGDLDEKGYNAYVSGFYYRAEGVQSKSLPAPFNSSDERGLCGDRTGTRVCGPNNVANGLDANGSFTNGFAIGTGNFYVRPANATNTTALGRYQLLNPTAGCRVGTPYNPTAAELALPINATAPGTVCQVDTQNLYGNVTPDQERFGGSARFTAKVGDTSEAYFQVNFQQSTASYTGVPATIRANAPAGILFPQYSTSQNATAAIDPRSAILALPVYICARGTATCNATNGTLNPNNPFAASGQVARLVGTLANEREFNETRSRVYRAAMGINGTIFGDVDYRADATAMHTDLRRRTDGYVYIQHLLDVIADGSYNFVNPELNSQATLDYLTPQNITNSSSDLYQAQFTLGKALFALPGGDLRVAVGGSVFYEAVDAPSGNPDTNGPTQRYFRQNAFGTSGNRTVTSAFGEINAPILDQLTLNASGRYDHYSTGQSNFSPKFGAIFTPIQQVTVRGTYSRGFRIPSFGEANALPTTGYVTQQLSSIPAAFLSQYSTNPGAGQICTANTPNNCSGYITAYSIGQTTLASPDLKPEKSRSFTAGIKFEPIRSLSLTVDYYNIKKTGAITTPDLSPAIAAYYAGQAIPTGFEVIPDAVDVNNPTARPKIAFVRSQLINAQTIKSEGIDFGANGFVDFGGVKWTTNLNASLILELSTTVDGVRQTYVDTLGNFNLTAGSGTFEWKGNWSNTFDFGDLALTGTVNYTSGYDLSAMDQGDAYKDCGQAPAYSGCRVKSYITADANATFKVNDKFSFYVNALNIFNRLPPIDPVTYGAYLYNAVQGGEGIFGRSYRAGAKFNF; this comes from the coding sequence ATGTTCACGATCCACCGTTCCACGCGCAAGGCGGCGCTGCTCGCAGCCGTTACGCCGTTCGCGATGCTTTATGCGGGCGCCGTCTCGGCGCAGACCGCGCCGGAAGGCGCGTCCACCGATGCCGCTTCGATCGCACAGCAGACGCAGGGTACCGAGGCGGCAGACGATCAGGCCGGCAATGACATCGTCGTAACCGGTTCGATCATCCGCGGTACCGACGCCGGTCCGTCGCCGGTCAGCACGATCACCACCGAGAATCTCGATGCCCGCGGCATCAACACGGTGCAGGCTGGTATCCAGGCGCTGTCGTCCAACAACGGTCCGGCGCTGACCAACTCCTTCACCGCGAACGGTGCCTTCGCATCGGGCGCATCGTCGGTATCGCTGCGCGGTCTGTCGACCAACTCGACGCTGGTCCTGTTCGACGGCCTGCGCGCCGCTTACTATCCGCTGTCGGACGACGGCTCGCGCAACTTCGTCGATCTCAACACGATCCCCGACGACATCGTCGAGCGCGTCGACGTGCTGCGCGACGGCGCGTCGTCGAGCTACGGCGCGGACGCGATCGCGGGTGTGGTCAACATCATCACCAAGCGTTCGTTCCAGGGCGTCACCGGTCGCGTCGAAGCCGGTATCGCGGAACGCGGCTACAACGCCAACCAGCGCCTGTCGCTGACCGCCGGCACCGGCGATCTCGACGAAAAGGGCTACAACGCTTACGTCAGCGGCTTCTACTATCGCGCCGAAGGCGTGCAGTCCAAGTCGCTGCCGGCACCGTTCAACAGCAGCGACGAACGCGGCCTGTGTGGCGATCGCACCGGTACGCGCGTCTGCGGCCCGAACAACGTCGCCAATGGCCTCGACGCCAATGGCTCGTTCACCAACGGGTTCGCGATCGGCACGGGCAATTTCTACGTCCGTCCGGCCAACGCCACCAACACGACCGCGCTCGGCCGCTACCAGCTGCTGAATCCGACGGCCGGTTGCCGCGTCGGCACCCCCTACAATCCGACCGCCGCCGAACTGGCGCTGCCGATCAACGCGACGGCTCCGGGCACGGTCTGCCAGGTCGATACGCAGAACCTCTATGGCAACGTGACGCCCGATCAGGAGCGTTTCGGTGGTTCGGCACGCTTCACCGCGAAGGTCGGCGATACGTCGGAAGCCTATTTCCAGGTCAACTTCCAGCAGTCGACCGCCAGCTACACGGGCGTGCCGGCGACGATCCGCGCGAATGCGCCGGCGGGTATCCTGTTCCCGCAATATTCGACCTCGCAGAACGCCACCGCAGCGATCGATCCGCGCTCGGCGATCCTCGCCCTGCCGGTCTACATCTGCGCACGCGGCACGGCGACGTGCAACGCGACCAACGGGACGCTCAACCCGAACAACCCGTTCGCGGCATCGGGCCAGGTCGCCCGCCTCGTCGGCACCCTCGCCAACGAGCGTGAGTTCAACGAAACCCGCAGCCGCGTCTATCGCGCCGCCATGGGCATCAACGGGACCATCTTCGGCGACGTCGATTACCGGGCCGATGCGACCGCGATGCACACCGACCTGCGTCGTCGTACCGACGGCTATGTCTACATCCAGCATCTGCTCGATGTCATCGCCGACGGCAGCTACAATTTCGTCAATCCCGAGCTGAACAGCCAGGCGACGCTCGACTATCTGACGCCGCAGAACATCACCAACAGCAGCTCGGACCTCTACCAGGCGCAGTTCACCCTCGGTAAGGCGCTGTTCGCGCTGCCCGGCGGCGATCTTCGCGTCGCGGTCGGCGGATCGGTCTTCTACGAGGCGGTCGACGCCCCCAGCGGCAACCCCGACACCAACGGCCCGACGCAGCGCTATTTCCGCCAGAACGCCTTCGGCACCAGCGGCAACCGTACCGTCACCTCGGCCTTCGGCGAAATCAACGCTCCGATCCTCGATCAGCTGACCCTGAACGCCTCGGGCCGCTATGACCATTATTCGACCGGTCAGAGCAACTTCTCGCCGAAGTTCGGCGCGATCTTCACCCCGATCCAGCAGGTCACCGTCCGCGGCACCTATTCGCGCGGGTTCCGCATCCCCTCGTTCGGCGAGGCGAACGCCCTGCCGACGACCGGCTATGTGACGCAGCAGCTTTCGAGCATTCCGGCCGCGTTCCTCAGCCAGTACAGCACCAATCCGGGTGCCGGCCAGATCTGTACGGCGAACACCCCGAACAACTGCTCGGGCTACATCACCGCCTATTCGATCGGCCAGACCACCCTGGCGTCGCCGGACCTGAAGCCGGAGAAGTCGCGCAGCTTCACCGCCGGCATCAAGTTCGAACCGATCCGCAGCCTGTCGCTGACGGTCGATTACTATAACATCAAGAAGACCGGCGCGATCACCACGCCGGACCTCTCGCCGGCGATCGCCGCTTACTATGCGGGTCAGGCCATCCCGACCGGCTTCGAAGTGATCCCGGACGCGGTCGACGTGAACAACCCGACCGCACGGCCAAAGATCGCCTTCGTCCGTTCGCAGCTGATCAACGCGCAGACGATCAAGTCCGAGGGCATCGACTTCGGCGCCAACGGTTTCGTCGACTTCGGCGGGGTGAAGTGGACGACCAACCTGAACGCCAGCCTCATCCTGGAGCTGAGCACGACGGTCGACGGCGTTCGCCAGACCTATGTCGACACGCTCGGCAACTTCAACCTGACCGCGGGTTCGGGGACGTTCGAGTGGAAGGGCAACTGGTCCAACACGTTCGACTTCGGCGACCTCGCGCTGACCGGTACCGTCAACTATACGTCGGGCTATGACCTGTCGGCGATGGATCAGGGTGACGCGTATAAGGATTGCGGCCAGGCACCTGCCTATTCGGGTTGCCGCGTGAAGAGCTACATCACGGCCGACGCGAATGCGACGTTCAAGGTCAACGACAAGTTCTCGTTCTACGTGAACGCGTTGAACATCTTCAACCGTCTGCCTCCGATCGATCCGGTCACCTATGGCGCCTATCTGTACAATGCGGTGCAGGGCGGCGAGGGCATTTTCGGCCGGTCCTACCGTGCCGGCGCGAAGTTCAACTTCTAA
- a CDS encoding M23 family metallopeptidase, protein MRLPAALAPLVCLAAAASPQAPAPVAAPAFRWTGTPTQGGLIAGTVPTGSVTVTLDGQPIAVEAGRFIAGFDRDAGSQAVLVATLDDGRRITQPLAVAARAWRIERLDTLPKFPAPDPVMAQLRPAELARIAAARAEVTDATGWRQAFRWPAIGRISGLFGAQRIYRGEPGSYHSGIDIARPTGTPVVAPADGVVILAADHPFTLEGNLLMIDHGHGLNSAFLHLSRIDVRVGDHVRQGDPIGAVGATGRATGPHLHWSLRWRDARLDPLLVAGAMPGA, encoded by the coding sequence ATGAGGCTGCCGGCCGCGCTGGCACCGCTCGTCTGCCTGGCCGCGGCGGCGTCGCCCCAGGCGCCCGCCCCGGTCGCTGCCCCGGCGTTTCGCTGGACCGGAACGCCGACGCAGGGCGGGCTGATCGCCGGCACCGTCCCCACGGGAAGCGTGACGGTGACCCTCGACGGCCAGCCGATCGCGGTCGAGGCGGGCCGCTTCATCGCCGGCTTCGATCGCGACGCCGGATCGCAGGCCGTGCTCGTCGCGACGCTCGACGACGGCCGCCGGATTACCCAGCCACTCGCCGTGGCGGCGCGGGCATGGCGGATCGAGCGGCTCGACACGCTGCCCAAATTCCCCGCCCCCGATCCGGTCATGGCGCAGCTGCGCCCCGCCGAGCTCGCCCGGATCGCCGCGGCGCGTGCTGAGGTCACCGACGCGACCGGCTGGCGCCAGGCGTTCCGCTGGCCTGCGATCGGCCGCATCTCGGGGCTGTTCGGTGCGCAACGCATCTATCGCGGCGAACCCGGCAGCTACCATTCGGGCATCGACATCGCCCGCCCCACCGGCACCCCCGTCGTCGCGCCCGCAGACGGCGTCGTCATCCTCGCCGCGGACCATCCTTTCACCCTGGAAGGCAATTTGCTGATGATCGACCACGGCCACGGTCTCAATAGCGCCTTCCTCCATCTGTCGCGCATCGACGTGCGCGTCGGCGACCACGTCCGCCAGGGCGATCCGATCGGTGCGGTCGGCGCGACCGGCCGGGCGACCGGACCGCATCTCCACTGGAGCCTGCGCTGGCGCGACGCGCGGCTCGACCCGTTGCTGGTGGCGGGGGCTATGCCGGGGGCCTGA
- a CDS encoding DUF2093 domain-containing protein: MLVSNSDRPARLHYMANGFRVLTPGDHVVCAVSGARIPIELLRYWSVARQEAFASAHLASEALSPR; encoded by the coding sequence ATGCTCGTTTCCAACTCGGATCGCCCGGCGCGGCTTCACTATATGGCCAACGGCTTCCGGGTGCTGACTCCCGGCGATCATGTCGTCTGTGCGGTGAGCGGCGCCCGCATCCCGATCGAGCTGCTGCGCTATTGGAGCGTCGCGCGGCAGGAAGCCTTCGCCAGCGCGCATCTCGCCAGCGAGGCACTCAGCCCGCGATGA
- the xseA gene encoding exodeoxyribonuclease VII large subunit — MPEFLSDTDDARLLAEERPGDNALAMSVGELSFKLKRMVEGEFGHVRIRGEISGYKRATSGHVYLALKDDAAVIDGVMWKGQVNALAFAPQDGIEVIATGKLTTYPGRSKYQIVIERMELAGAGALMALFEKLKAKLAGEGLFDGARKARLPYLPRTIGVVTSPTGAVIRDILHRLEDRCPTHVLVWPVKVQGQGAAEEVAAAVRGFDAMPADGPMPRPDLVIVARGGGSIEDLWAFNEEVVVRAVAGCTIPIISAVGHETDTTLCDFAADLRAPTPTAAAELAVPVLADLRHTIQSHGLRTQRCANRYVERGRERLTGLARLLPKRDTLLGPQRQRADDAGQRLDRGLERRVTLARGQLDRSSGALRPAVLQQQVDRNRDRLAATWRLVRSLNPDAVLDRGYARVTARREGGGEGGKTLASAAAVREAGAVTLRFRDGSIDAVVDDGTVQPAAERKVERKPARAYPKPDQPTLL; from the coding sequence ATGCCAGAGTTCCTATCCGATACCGACGACGCCCGGCTGCTAGCCGAGGAGCGGCCCGGCGACAACGCGCTCGCCATGTCGGTCGGCGAACTCAGCTTCAAGCTCAAGCGGATGGTCGAGGGGGAGTTCGGCCACGTCCGCATCCGCGGCGAGATCTCGGGCTACAAGCGCGCGACCTCGGGCCACGTCTATCTCGCGCTCAAGGACGATGCCGCGGTGATCGACGGCGTGATGTGGAAGGGGCAGGTCAATGCGCTTGCCTTCGCGCCGCAGGACGGCATCGAGGTGATCGCGACGGGCAAGCTCACCACCTATCCCGGCCGCTCCAAATATCAGATCGTCATCGAGCGGATGGAGCTCGCCGGCGCCGGCGCGCTGATGGCGCTGTTCGAGAAGCTCAAGGCGAAGCTGGCGGGCGAGGGATTGTTCGACGGCGCGCGCAAGGCGCGGCTGCCCTATCTGCCGCGGACGATCGGCGTCGTCACCTCGCCGACCGGCGCGGTGATCCGCGACATCCTCCACCGGCTCGAGGATCGCTGTCCGACCCACGTGCTCGTCTGGCCGGTCAAGGTGCAGGGGCAGGGGGCGGCCGAGGAGGTCGCCGCCGCGGTGCGCGGCTTCGACGCGATGCCCGCGGACGGCCCGATGCCGCGGCCCGACCTCGTCATCGTCGCGCGCGGCGGCGGTTCGATCGAGGATCTGTGGGCGTTCAACGAGGAGGTCGTCGTCCGCGCCGTCGCCGGCTGTACCATCCCGATCATCTCCGCGGTCGGCCATGAGACCGATACGACGCTGTGCGACTTCGCCGCCGACCTGCGCGCGCCGACGCCCACGGCGGCGGCGGAGCTGGCGGTGCCGGTGCTCGCCGACCTGCGCCACACGATCCAGAGCCATGGCCTGCGCACGCAGCGTTGCGCCAATCGCTATGTCGAGCGCGGCCGCGAGCGGCTGACCGGGCTCGCCCGGCTGCTGCCCAAGCGTGACACGCTGCTCGGGCCGCAGCGCCAGCGTGCCGACGATGCCGGCCAGCGGCTCGACCGCGGGCTCGAACGGCGGGTGACGCTGGCGCGCGGCCAGCTCGACCGGTCGAGTGGCGCGCTGCGTCCGGCGGTGCTGCAGCAACAGGTCGACCGCAACCGCGACCGGCTGGCGGCGACGTGGCGGCTGGTCCGGTCGCTCAACCCCGATGCGGTGCTCGACCGCGGCTATGCGCGGGTCACCGCACGCCGCGAGGGCGGGGGCGAGGGCGGCAAGACGCTGGCGTCCGCCGCGGCGGTGCGCGAGGCAGGGGCGGTGACGCTGCGCTTCCGCGACGGCAGCATCGATGCCGTCGTCGACGACGGCACGGTCCAGCCCGCCGCCGAGCGCAAGGTTGAGCGCAAACCCGCCAGGGCCTATCCCAAGCCCGACCAGCCGACGTTGCTCTGA
- the purD gene encoding phosphoribosylamine--glycine ligase — protein sequence MNVLLLGSGGREHALAWKLAQSALLDTLYAAPGNPGVAAHATCVALDATDHAAVVDFVAGHDVGLVVIGPEAPLVDGLADTLRAAGVPVFGPGKAAAQLEGSKGFTKDLCRRADIPTAGYVRVGTRADAEAALASTFSYPVVIKADGLAAGKGVVIATSEAEAAAAFDAMFADGDAPVVLEEFLDGEEASLFVLTDGVALLPFGSAQDHKRVGEGDTGPNTGGMGAYSPAPVLTPELERRALDEIVAPTVKALAEEGTPFSGVLYAGLMLTATGPKLIEYNARFGDPECQVLMPRFEGDLVATMLAVAEGRLGELPAARFADAAAMTVVLAAAGYPGTPKAGGAIRGIDAAEATGATVFQAGTRLEGDTLVASGGRVLAVTAMGADIRAARDAAYRGVDAIDFSDGFCRRDIGWRELAR from the coding sequence ATGAACGTCCTGCTGTTGGGCTCAGGTGGCCGCGAGCACGCACTCGCATGGAAACTGGCGCAATCGGCCCTCCTCGATACGCTCTATGCCGCGCCTGGCAACCCCGGCGTCGCCGCCCATGCGACGTGCGTCGCGCTGGATGCGACCGATCATGCCGCGGTGGTGGATTTCGTGGCCGGCCATGACGTTGGCCTCGTCGTCATCGGGCCGGAAGCGCCGCTGGTCGACGGTCTCGCCGACACGCTGCGCGCGGCGGGCGTGCCGGTGTTCGGGCCGGGCAAGGCGGCGGCGCAGCTCGAGGGATCGAAGGGCTTCACCAAGGATCTGTGCCGGCGCGCCGACATTCCGACCGCGGGCTATGTCCGGGTGGGCACGCGCGCCGATGCGGAAGCGGCACTGGCGAGCACCTTCTCCTATCCGGTCGTGATAAAGGCGGACGGGCTCGCCGCGGGCAAGGGCGTGGTGATCGCGACCAGCGAGGCCGAGGCCGCCGCGGCGTTCGACGCGATGTTCGCGGACGGCGATGCGCCGGTGGTGCTGGAGGAATTCCTCGACGGGGAGGAGGCGAGTCTGTTCGTGCTCACCGACGGCGTCGCGCTGCTGCCGTTCGGCAGCGCGCAGGACCACAAGCGCGTCGGCGAGGGCGATACCGGTCCCAACACCGGCGGCATGGGCGCGTACAGCCCGGCGCCAGTGCTCACCCCCGAGCTGGAGCGGCGTGCGCTCGACGAGATCGTCGCGCCGACGGTGAAGGCGCTCGCCGAGGAGGGGACGCCGTTCAGCGGGGTGCTCTACGCCGGGCTAATGCTGACCGCGACCGGCCCCAAGCTGATCGAATATAATGCGCGGTTCGGCGACCCCGAATGCCAGGTGCTGATGCCAAGGTTCGAGGGCGATCTGGTCGCGACGATGCTGGCGGTGGCGGAGGGACGGCTCGGCGAGCTGCCGGCGGCGCGCTTCGCCGACGCGGCGGCGATGACGGTGGTGCTGGCGGCGGCGGGCTATCCGGGGACGCCCAAGGCAGGCGGCGCGATCCGCGGGATCGACGCGGCGGAGGCGACCGGCGCGACCGTCTTCCAGGCGGGGACGCGATTGGAGGGCGACACATTGGTGGCGTCCGGCGGCCGGGTGCTCGCGGTGACCGCGATGGGGGCGGACATCCGCGCGGCACGCGATGCGGCCTATCGCGGGGTCGATGCGATCGACTTTTCGGACGGCTTCTGCCGACGCGACATCGGCTGGCGCGAACTGGCGCGCTGA